The following are encoded together in the Chaetodon trifascialis isolate fChaTrf1 chromosome 3, fChaTrf1.hap1, whole genome shotgun sequence genome:
- the pfkfb4a gene encoding 6-phosphofructo-2-kinase/fructose-2,6-bisphosphatase 4a isoform X3 translates to MMRGCSSRSKLTQNQDGAVCMTNCPTLIVTVGLPARGKTYISKKLTRYLNWIGVPTREFNVGQYRRECVKIYKSFEFFRPDNEEGLKIRRQCASAALNDVRQYLTDEGGQVAVFDATNTTRERRETIIQFAEQNGFKVFFVESVCEDPDVIQENIVQVKLGSPDYTNCNTEEAVEDFMKRIKCYENSYETLDEVLDRDLSYIKIMDVGQRYLVNRVLDHIQSRIVYYLMNIHITPRSIYLCRHGESELNVKGRIGGDSGLTPRGKEFAKKLSQFIQSQGISDLKVWTSQMKRTIQTAEALSVPYEQWKVLNEIDAGVCEEMMYEEIQDHYPLEFALRDQDKYRYRYPKGESYEDLVQRLEPVIMELERQENVLVICHQAVMRCLLAYFLDKTAEELPYLKCPLHTVLKLTPVAYGCKVESISLNVDAVNTHRERPENVNIHRTPEDALQTVPPHL, encoded by the exons ATGATGAGAGGCTGCTCCAGCCGGTCCAAGCTCACACAGAACCAGGACGGAGCGG TATGCATGACCAACTGTCCCACCCTGATTGTGACAGTGGGCCTTCCTGCCAGGGGGAAGACCTATATCTCCAAGAAGCTGACCCGCTATCTTAACTGGATCGGAGTGCCCACCAGAG AGTTCAATGTTGGGCAGTacaggagagagtgtgtgaagaTCTACAAGTCCTTTGAATTCTTCCGTCCAGACAACGAGGAGGGGTTAAAGATCAGACG ACAATGTGCTTCAGCAGCGTTGAACGATGTGCGACAGTATCTCACAGACGAAGGAGGCCAAGTTGCG gtttttgATGCAACAAACACCAccagagaaaggagggagaccATCATCCAGTTTGCAGAGCAGAATGGCTTCAAG GTGTTCTTCGTGGAGTCCGTGTGTGAAGACCCAGATGTGATACAGGAGAACATAGTG CAAGTGAAGCTGGGTAGCCCTGACTACACCAACTGTAACACAGAAGAAGCAGTGGAAGATTTCATGAAGAGGATAAAGTGCTATGAAAACTCCTACGAGACACTGGATGAAGTTCTGGACAG GGATCTCTCTTACATCAAAATCATGGATGTTGGTCAGCGGTACTTGGTCAACAGGGTGTTAGATCACATCCAGAGCCGGATCGTCTACTACCTCATGAACATTCACATCACACCACGCTCCATCTACCTGTGCCGCCACGGTGAGAGCGAGCTCAATGTCAAGGGTCGAATCGGAGGAGACTCGGGCCTCACACCCAGAGGCAAAGAG TTTGCGAAGAAGCTGAGCCAGTTCATCCAGTCACAGGGCATTAGCGACCTGAAGGTGTGGACCAGTCAGATGAAGAGAACCATTCAGACAGCTGAGGCTCTCAGTGTGCCCTACGAACAGTGGAAGGTCCTGAACGAGATCGATGCA GGCGTGTGTGAGGAGATGATGTACGAGGAGATCCAGGATCACTATCCTCTGGAGTTTGCTCTGAGGGACCAGGACAAATACCGCTATCGCTACCCGAAAGGAGAG TCCTATGAGGACCTGGTGCAGCGGTTGGAGCCGGTCATCATGGAGCTGGAGCGTCAAGAGAACGTGCTGGTCATCTGTCACCAGGCTGTCATGCGCTGCCTGTTGGCTTATTTCCTGGACAAGACAGCAG AAGAGCTGCCATACCTGAAGTGCCCACTGCACACTGTGCTGAAGCTCACGCCGGTGGCCTATG GCTGCAAGGTGGAGTCCATCAGCTTAAATGTGGACGCAGTCAACACGCACCGAGAAAGACCAGAG AATGTGAACATCCATCGTACACCTGAAGACGCCCTGCAAACCGTCCCTCCTCACCTCTGA
- the pfkfb4a gene encoding 6-phosphofructo-2-kinase/fructose-2,6-bisphosphatase 4a isoform X4 — protein MMRGCSSRSKLTQNQDGAVCMTNCPTLIVTVGLPARGKTYISKKLTRYLNWIGVPTREFNVGQYRRECVKIYKSFEFFRPDNEEGLKIRRQCASAALNDVRQYLTDEGGQVAVFDATNTTRERRETIIQFAEQNGFKVFFVESVCEDPDVIQENIVQVKLGSPDYTNCNTEEAVEDFMKRIKCYENSYETLDEVLDRDLSYIKIMDVGQRYLVNRVLDHIQSRIVYYLMNIHITPRSIYLCRHGESELNVKGRIGGDSGLTPRGKEFAKKLSQFIQSQGISDLKVWTSQMKRTIQTAEALSVPYEQWKVLNEIDAGVCEEMMYEEIQDHYPLEFALRDQDKYRYRYPKGESYEDLVQRLEPVIMELERQENVLVICHQAVMRCLLAYFLDKTAEELPYLKCPLHTVLKLTPVAYGCKVESISLNVDAVNTHRERPENVEVSRMSEEALLTVPAHQ, from the exons ATGATGAGAGGCTGCTCCAGCCGGTCCAAGCTCACACAGAACCAGGACGGAGCGG TATGCATGACCAACTGTCCCACCCTGATTGTGACAGTGGGCCTTCCTGCCAGGGGGAAGACCTATATCTCCAAGAAGCTGACCCGCTATCTTAACTGGATCGGAGTGCCCACCAGAG AGTTCAATGTTGGGCAGTacaggagagagtgtgtgaagaTCTACAAGTCCTTTGAATTCTTCCGTCCAGACAACGAGGAGGGGTTAAAGATCAGACG ACAATGTGCTTCAGCAGCGTTGAACGATGTGCGACAGTATCTCACAGACGAAGGAGGCCAAGTTGCG gtttttgATGCAACAAACACCAccagagaaaggagggagaccATCATCCAGTTTGCAGAGCAGAATGGCTTCAAG GTGTTCTTCGTGGAGTCCGTGTGTGAAGACCCAGATGTGATACAGGAGAACATAGTG CAAGTGAAGCTGGGTAGCCCTGACTACACCAACTGTAACACAGAAGAAGCAGTGGAAGATTTCATGAAGAGGATAAAGTGCTATGAAAACTCCTACGAGACACTGGATGAAGTTCTGGACAG GGATCTCTCTTACATCAAAATCATGGATGTTGGTCAGCGGTACTTGGTCAACAGGGTGTTAGATCACATCCAGAGCCGGATCGTCTACTACCTCATGAACATTCACATCACACCACGCTCCATCTACCTGTGCCGCCACGGTGAGAGCGAGCTCAATGTCAAGGGTCGAATCGGAGGAGACTCGGGCCTCACACCCAGAGGCAAAGAG TTTGCGAAGAAGCTGAGCCAGTTCATCCAGTCACAGGGCATTAGCGACCTGAAGGTGTGGACCAGTCAGATGAAGAGAACCATTCAGACAGCTGAGGCTCTCAGTGTGCCCTACGAACAGTGGAAGGTCCTGAACGAGATCGATGCA GGCGTGTGTGAGGAGATGATGTACGAGGAGATCCAGGATCACTATCCTCTGGAGTTTGCTCTGAGGGACCAGGACAAATACCGCTATCGCTACCCGAAAGGAGAG TCCTATGAGGACCTGGTGCAGCGGTTGGAGCCGGTCATCATGGAGCTGGAGCGTCAAGAGAACGTGCTGGTCATCTGTCACCAGGCTGTCATGCGCTGCCTGTTGGCTTATTTCCTGGACAAGACAGCAG AAGAGCTGCCATACCTGAAGTGCCCACTGCACACTGTGCTGAAGCTCACGCCGGTGGCCTATG GCTGCAAGGTGGAGTCCATCAGCTTAAATGTGGACGCAGTCAACACGCACCGAGAAAGACCAGAG aACGTAGAAGTGTCTCGGATGTCAGAGGAGGCTTTGCTAACAGTGCCAGCCCACCAATGA
- the pfkfb4a gene encoding 6-phosphofructo-2-kinase/fructose-2,6-bisphosphatase 4a isoform X2 yields MKHRSPSEQHHGKRPRVSAAAASTTQQAGMEDKTPSNPRELTQNPLKKIWMPCKNGLPEKHISQRKVCMTNCPTLIVTVGLPARGKTYISKKLTRYLNWIGVPTREFNVGQYRRECVKIYKSFEFFRPDNEEGLKIRRQCASAALNDVRQYLTDEGGQVAVFDATNTTRERRETIIQFAEQNGFKVFFVESVCEDPDVIQENIVQVKLGSPDYTNCNTEEAVEDFMKRIKCYENSYETLDEVLDRDLSYIKIMDVGQRYLVNRVLDHIQSRIVYYLMNIHITPRSIYLCRHGESELNVKGRIGGDSGLTPRGKEFAKKLSQFIQSQGISDLKVWTSQMKRTIQTAEALSVPYEQWKVLNEIDAGVCEEMMYEEIQDHYPLEFALRDQDKYRYRYPKGESYEDLVQRLEPVIMELERQENVLVICHQAVMRCLLAYFLDKTAEELPYLKCPLHTVLKLTPVAYGCKVESISLNVDAVNTHRERPENVNIHRTPEDALQTVPPHL; encoded by the exons ATGAAACACCGGTCACCTTCAGAGCAGCATCACGGGAAAAGGCCCCGTGTGTCCGCCGCGGCTGCCTCCACCACACAGCAGGCCGGAATGGAGGACAAAACACCGTCAAATCCGCGGGAACTCACCCAAAACCCTCTCAAGAAGATCTGGATGCCGTGTAAAAATGGCCttcctgaaaaacacatttctcaaagAAAGG TATGCATGACCAACTGTCCCACCCTGATTGTGACAGTGGGCCTTCCTGCCAGGGGGAAGACCTATATCTCCAAGAAGCTGACCCGCTATCTTAACTGGATCGGAGTGCCCACCAGAG AGTTCAATGTTGGGCAGTacaggagagagtgtgtgaagaTCTACAAGTCCTTTGAATTCTTCCGTCCAGACAACGAGGAGGGGTTAAAGATCAGACG ACAATGTGCTTCAGCAGCGTTGAACGATGTGCGACAGTATCTCACAGACGAAGGAGGCCAAGTTGCG gtttttgATGCAACAAACACCAccagagaaaggagggagaccATCATCCAGTTTGCAGAGCAGAATGGCTTCAAG GTGTTCTTCGTGGAGTCCGTGTGTGAAGACCCAGATGTGATACAGGAGAACATAGTG CAAGTGAAGCTGGGTAGCCCTGACTACACCAACTGTAACACAGAAGAAGCAGTGGAAGATTTCATGAAGAGGATAAAGTGCTATGAAAACTCCTACGAGACACTGGATGAAGTTCTGGACAG GGATCTCTCTTACATCAAAATCATGGATGTTGGTCAGCGGTACTTGGTCAACAGGGTGTTAGATCACATCCAGAGCCGGATCGTCTACTACCTCATGAACATTCACATCACACCACGCTCCATCTACCTGTGCCGCCACGGTGAGAGCGAGCTCAATGTCAAGGGTCGAATCGGAGGAGACTCGGGCCTCACACCCAGAGGCAAAGAG TTTGCGAAGAAGCTGAGCCAGTTCATCCAGTCACAGGGCATTAGCGACCTGAAGGTGTGGACCAGTCAGATGAAGAGAACCATTCAGACAGCTGAGGCTCTCAGTGTGCCCTACGAACAGTGGAAGGTCCTGAACGAGATCGATGCA GGCGTGTGTGAGGAGATGATGTACGAGGAGATCCAGGATCACTATCCTCTGGAGTTTGCTCTGAGGGACCAGGACAAATACCGCTATCGCTACCCGAAAGGAGAG TCCTATGAGGACCTGGTGCAGCGGTTGGAGCCGGTCATCATGGAGCTGGAGCGTCAAGAGAACGTGCTGGTCATCTGTCACCAGGCTGTCATGCGCTGCCTGTTGGCTTATTTCCTGGACAAGACAGCAG AAGAGCTGCCATACCTGAAGTGCCCACTGCACACTGTGCTGAAGCTCACGCCGGTGGCCTATG GCTGCAAGGTGGAGTCCATCAGCTTAAATGTGGACGCAGTCAACACGCACCGAGAAAGACCAGAG AATGTGAACATCCATCGTACACCTGAAGACGCCCTGCAAACCGTCCCTCCTCACCTCTGA
- the pfkfb4a gene encoding 6-phosphofructo-2-kinase/fructose-2,6-bisphosphatase 4a isoform X1, whose product MKHRSPSEQHHGKRPRVSAAAASTTQQAGMEDKTPSNPRELTQNPLKKIWMPCKNGLPEKHISQRKVCMTNCPTLIVTVGLPARGKTYISKKLTRYLNWIGVPTREFNVGQYRRECVKIYKSFEFFRPDNEEGLKIRRQCASAALNDVRQYLTDEGGQVAVFDATNTTRERRETIIQFAEQNGFKVFFVESVCEDPDVIQENIVQVKLGSPDYTNCNTEEAVEDFMKRIKCYENSYETLDEVLDRDLSYIKIMDVGQRYLVNRVLDHIQSRIVYYLMNIHITPRSIYLCRHGESELNVKGRIGGDSGLTPRGKEFAKKLSQFIQSQGISDLKVWTSQMKRTIQTAEALSVPYEQWKVLNEIDAGVCEEMMYEEIQDHYPLEFALRDQDKYRYRYPKGESYEDLVQRLEPVIMELERQENVLVICHQAVMRCLLAYFLDKTAEELPYLKCPLHTVLKLTPVAYGCKVESISLNVDAVNTHRERPENVEVSRMSEEALLTVPAHQ is encoded by the exons ATGAAACACCGGTCACCTTCAGAGCAGCATCACGGGAAAAGGCCCCGTGTGTCCGCCGCGGCTGCCTCCACCACACAGCAGGCCGGAATGGAGGACAAAACACCGTCAAATCCGCGGGAACTCACCCAAAACCCTCTCAAGAAGATCTGGATGCCGTGTAAAAATGGCCttcctgaaaaacacatttctcaaagAAAGG TATGCATGACCAACTGTCCCACCCTGATTGTGACAGTGGGCCTTCCTGCCAGGGGGAAGACCTATATCTCCAAGAAGCTGACCCGCTATCTTAACTGGATCGGAGTGCCCACCAGAG AGTTCAATGTTGGGCAGTacaggagagagtgtgtgaagaTCTACAAGTCCTTTGAATTCTTCCGTCCAGACAACGAGGAGGGGTTAAAGATCAGACG ACAATGTGCTTCAGCAGCGTTGAACGATGTGCGACAGTATCTCACAGACGAAGGAGGCCAAGTTGCG gtttttgATGCAACAAACACCAccagagaaaggagggagaccATCATCCAGTTTGCAGAGCAGAATGGCTTCAAG GTGTTCTTCGTGGAGTCCGTGTGTGAAGACCCAGATGTGATACAGGAGAACATAGTG CAAGTGAAGCTGGGTAGCCCTGACTACACCAACTGTAACACAGAAGAAGCAGTGGAAGATTTCATGAAGAGGATAAAGTGCTATGAAAACTCCTACGAGACACTGGATGAAGTTCTGGACAG GGATCTCTCTTACATCAAAATCATGGATGTTGGTCAGCGGTACTTGGTCAACAGGGTGTTAGATCACATCCAGAGCCGGATCGTCTACTACCTCATGAACATTCACATCACACCACGCTCCATCTACCTGTGCCGCCACGGTGAGAGCGAGCTCAATGTCAAGGGTCGAATCGGAGGAGACTCGGGCCTCACACCCAGAGGCAAAGAG TTTGCGAAGAAGCTGAGCCAGTTCATCCAGTCACAGGGCATTAGCGACCTGAAGGTGTGGACCAGTCAGATGAAGAGAACCATTCAGACAGCTGAGGCTCTCAGTGTGCCCTACGAACAGTGGAAGGTCCTGAACGAGATCGATGCA GGCGTGTGTGAGGAGATGATGTACGAGGAGATCCAGGATCACTATCCTCTGGAGTTTGCTCTGAGGGACCAGGACAAATACCGCTATCGCTACCCGAAAGGAGAG TCCTATGAGGACCTGGTGCAGCGGTTGGAGCCGGTCATCATGGAGCTGGAGCGTCAAGAGAACGTGCTGGTCATCTGTCACCAGGCTGTCATGCGCTGCCTGTTGGCTTATTTCCTGGACAAGACAGCAG AAGAGCTGCCATACCTGAAGTGCCCACTGCACACTGTGCTGAAGCTCACGCCGGTGGCCTATG GCTGCAAGGTGGAGTCCATCAGCTTAAATGTGGACGCAGTCAACACGCACCGAGAAAGACCAGAG aACGTAGAAGTGTCTCGGATGTCAGAGGAGGCTTTGCTAACAGTGCCAGCCCACCAATGA